One bacterium DNA window includes the following coding sequences:
- the tatC gene encoding twin-arginine translocase subunit TatC codes for MSENRLPFTVHLEELRKRLIVSAIAVGVGFLVCYAFKDRIFEFVAIPLIASLPENNSWMIFTGVTEAFFTYLKVSLLAGVFLSLPILFYQFWAFIAPGLHAQERRTVVPFVIFSTLFFITGASFGYFVVFPFGFKFLLGFATDVIRPFPSLKEYLSFATKLLLAFGFVFEMPLITYFLARIGLLTHQMLTKNRRYFIVVAFIGAAVLTPPDVVTQLFMAGPLIILFEISVVVARIFGRKPLTDTSGELTDEEEPGSTAD; via the coding sequence ATGTCTGAAAACCGGCTCCCCTTCACAGTCCACCTCGAGGAACTGCGCAAGCGGCTCATCGTGAGCGCCATTGCGGTGGGTGTGGGCTTTTTGGTCTGTTACGCCTTCAAGGACCGGATCTTCGAATTCGTCGCCATCCCTCTCATCGCGTCGCTGCCGGAAAACAACTCGTGGATGATCTTTACAGGGGTGACCGAGGCGTTTTTCACCTACCTCAAGGTCTCGCTCCTGGCAGGCGTTTTTCTCTCCCTGCCGATCCTCTTCTACCAGTTCTGGGCCTTCATCGCTCCGGGGCTGCACGCCCAGGAGCGAAGGACGGTTGTTCCCTTCGTCATCTTTTCCACCCTGTTCTTCATCACGGGAGCCAGCTTCGGCTACTTTGTCGTCTTCCCCTTCGGGTTCAAGTTCCTGCTCGGATTTGCCACCGACGTCATCCGTCCCTTCCCCTCGCTCAAGGAGTACCTCTCCTTCGCCACCAAGCTCCTGCTGGCCTTCGGTTTCGTCTTCGAGATGCCGCTTATCACCTATTTCCTTGCGCGCATAGGCCTCCTGACCCACCAGATGCTGACAAAGAACCGGCGCTATTTCATCGTGGTCGCTTTCATCGGGGCCGCCGTACTGACACCCCCTGACGTCGTCACCCAGCTTTTCATGGCAGGCCCCCTGATCATCCTTTTCGAGATCAGCGTGGTCGTGGCCCGGATTTTCGGCAGGAAACCCCTCACGGATACCTCGGGAGAGTTGACCGATGAAGAAGAACCTGGGTCAACTGCTGATTGA
- the tatA gene encoding twin-arginine translocase TatA/TatE family subunit has product MLGIGMQEIIIILVVALIVIGPKKLPDLARTLGKGLAEFKKAADDLQSTVRVDLERDKHEQFRKKYPDLVPEEEDDQGGPSGDKTTPPVTGDEKTASASAETAPEAESGISYNLEEIEGGGETPDDSTDEPGNV; this is encoded by the coding sequence ATGTTAGGCATTGGAATGCAGGAAATCATCATCATCCTCGTCGTCGCCCTCATCGTCATCGGGCCCAAGAAGCTTCCCGACCTGGCCCGGACACTGGGCAAGGGGCTCGCCGAGTTCAAGAAGGCGGCCGACGACCTCCAGTCCACAGTCCGTGTGGACCTGGAGCGCGACAAGCATGAGCAGTTCCGCAAAAAGTACCCCGACCTGGTCCCGGAAGAGGAAGACGACCAGGGCGGGCCTTCCGGGGACAAAACCACCCCCCCTGTGACCGGGGACGAAAAAACCGCATCGGCATCCGCCGAAACCGCACCCGAAGCCGAGTCCGGGATCTCGTACAACCTGGAGGAGATCGAAGGCGGCGGCGAGACCCCGGACGATTCCACCGACGAACCCGGGAATGTCTGA